A part of Oryctolagus cuniculus chromosome 4, mOryCun1.1, whole genome shotgun sequence genomic DNA contains:
- the MYD88 gene encoding myeloid differentiation primary response protein MyD88 isoform X1 has protein sequence MRPGPLPAACRRGSAGRRFSESRGRRGGAGAGEEEARAGAAPREQLAMAAGGPDLSSEPPARSASSLPLAALNVRVRRRLALFLNVRTQVAADWSALAEEMGFEYLEIRQLETRPDPTGSLLDAWQSRPGASVGRLLELLEALGRDDVLAELRPSIEEDCQKYIWKQQQEESEKPLQVAVVGSSVPRTPELAGITTLDDPLGQVPERFDAFICYCPSDMQFVQEMIRQLEQTNYRLKLCVSDRDVLPGACVWSIASELIEKRCRRMVVVVSDDYLQSKECDFQTKFALSLSPGAHQKRLIPIKYKAMKKEFPSILRFITVCDYTNPCTKSWFWTRLAKALSLP, from the exons ATGAGGCCGGGGCCCCTCCCCGCGGCCTGTCGACGCGGTTCTGCGGGGCGGCGCTTCTCGGAAAGCCgaggccggcggggcggggcgggcgcaggGGAAGAGGAAgcgcgggccggcgccgcgcccCGGGAGCAGCTCGCCATGGCCGCGGGAGGCCCCGACCTGAGCTCCGAGCCCCCCGCGCGCTCCGCGTCCTCGCTGCCCCTGGCGGCGCTCAACGTGCGCGTGCGGCGGCGCCTGGCGCTGTTCCTGAACGTGCGCACGCAGGTGGCAGCCGACTGGAGCGCGCTGGCCGAGGAGATGGGCTTCGAGTACCTGGAGATCCGGCAGCTGGAGACGCGCCCCGACCCCACGGGCAGCCTGCTGGACGCCTGGCAGAGCCGCCCCGGCGCCTCGGTGGGCCGActgctggagctgctggaggCGCTGGGCCGCGACGACGTGCTGGCCGAGCTGCGCCCCAGCATCG AGGAGGACTGCCAGAAGTACAtttggaagcagcagcaggaagaaagcGAGAAGCCCCTGCAGGTGGCTGTGGTAGGCAGCAGTGTCCCACGGACCCCGGAGCTGGCCGGCATCACCACGCTGGATGACCCCCTGG GCCAGGTGCCCGAGCGCTTCGACGCCTTCATCTGCTACTGCCCCAGCGACATGCAGTTTGTGCAGGAGATGATCCGGCAGCTGGAGCAGACCAACTACCGGCTGAAGCTGTGCGTGTCTGACCGCGACGTCCTGCCCGGCGCCTGCGTCTGGTCCATCGCCAGTGAGCTCATCGAGAAGAG gtgccgCCGGATGGTGGTGGTTGTCTCGGATGATTACCTGCAGAGCAAGGAGTGTGACTTCCAGACCAAGTTTGCCCTCAGCCTCTCTCCAG GTGCCCATCAGAAGCGGCTGATCCCCATCAAGTACAAGGCCATGAAGAAAGAGTTCCCCAGTATCCTGCGGTTCATCACCGTGTGTGACTACACCAACCCCTGCACCAAGTCCTGGTTCTGGACCCGGCTGGCCAAGGCCTTGTCCCTGCCCTGA
- the MYD88 gene encoding myeloid differentiation primary response protein MyD88 isoform X2 has protein sequence MRPGPLPAACRRGSAGRRFSESRGRRGGAGAGEEEARAGAAPREQLAMAAGGPDLSSEPPARSASSLPLAALNVRVRRRLALFLNVRTQVAADWSALAEEMGFEYLEIRQLETRPDPTGSLLDAWQSRPGASVGRLLELLEALGRDDVLAELRPSIEEDCQKYIWKQQQEESEKPLQVAVVGSSVPRTPELAGITTLDDPLGQVPERFDAFICYCPSDMQFVQEMIRQLEQTNYRLKLCVSDRDVLPGACVWSIASAAGWWWLSRMITCRARSVTSRPSLPSASLQVPIRSG, from the exons ATGAGGCCGGGGCCCCTCCCCGCGGCCTGTCGACGCGGTTCTGCGGGGCGGCGCTTCTCGGAAAGCCgaggccggcggggcggggcgggcgcaggGGAAGAGGAAgcgcgggccggcgccgcgcccCGGGAGCAGCTCGCCATGGCCGCGGGAGGCCCCGACCTGAGCTCCGAGCCCCCCGCGCGCTCCGCGTCCTCGCTGCCCCTGGCGGCGCTCAACGTGCGCGTGCGGCGGCGCCTGGCGCTGTTCCTGAACGTGCGCACGCAGGTGGCAGCCGACTGGAGCGCGCTGGCCGAGGAGATGGGCTTCGAGTACCTGGAGATCCGGCAGCTGGAGACGCGCCCCGACCCCACGGGCAGCCTGCTGGACGCCTGGCAGAGCCGCCCCGGCGCCTCGGTGGGCCGActgctggagctgctggaggCGCTGGGCCGCGACGACGTGCTGGCCGAGCTGCGCCCCAGCATCG AGGAGGACTGCCAGAAGTACAtttggaagcagcagcaggaagaaagcGAGAAGCCCCTGCAGGTGGCTGTGGTAGGCAGCAGTGTCCCACGGACCCCGGAGCTGGCCGGCATCACCACGCTGGATGACCCCCTGG GCCAGGTGCCCGAGCGCTTCGACGCCTTCATCTGCTACTGCCCCAGCGACATGCAGTTTGTGCAGGAGATGATCCGGCAGCTGGAGCAGACCAACTACCGGCTGAAGCTGTGCGTGTCTGACCGCGACGTCCTGCCCGGCGCCTGCGTCTGGTCCATCGCCA gtgccgCCGGATGGTGGTGGTTGTCTCGGATGATTACCTGCAGAGCAAGGAGTGTGACTTCCAGACCAAGTTTGCCCTCAGCCTCTCTCCAG GTGCCCATCAGAAGCGGCTGA